TCTACTCAACATTTGTGGGGGCTCCAACGGTCCTCTCTTTCAATGCTGCTGTCTCTGCTAAGAACAACTCTGTCATCCAGGCACCTCTCCCCACATGACTTTGGCAGAACCTCCAGGGAACACATTGAAAATTaataacagacacacagagaaggagaaggTTGTGAGACAGGCTGATATCAGAGAATAACTTGAAGGTACGAGAGCAGGGTTGAAAAGTAGTTATCCAGAGAAATTAATCATGAGGTCAATAAAAATAGTAGCATGGATAGATAAAATGGTTTGGAGCTGGGTACCTGACTCTGAGCCTGAACAGAggttcccagaaaaaaaaaatcataacctTTCTGGTTTAGGACATTCTGACACCCTGCATCTGGGGACCCTCAGAGTTACCTTGTTTCATGACCTGCTCATACAACAATCCCTTGTAGGGGAGAGGGCTGTACAGTGTGGAGAATGACACAGAAGATTATGACCTAATGGGTGagatacttgtttgtttgtttgtttgtttgtttgtttgttgaatttGAGAAGGctttctatgtagccccagctgtcctggaactcaccttgtaggccaggctgaacCAAGATACAGGCAGCTCCCAAGCCTAGAGAGGACATTCCTGGTGTCCTCAGTGGAGTGCCCTCTGCGGGTGATAACAGGCTAAAGCTTCTTGGTGGAGTTAGAGTAGACAGGAGAGACTgtcaaactcagaaattcacccgcctctgctttccaaatgctgcgattaaaggtgtgcaccatcacacctatatttttaaacagtGTTTGTTCACATACATGGCTAGTATTCtagtttcttctctcttcttttatttaattatttttttcttttattgtgtgaACGGAAGCTGCTTGTCCATTTCCCAGCCTATTAAtatcacaaaataatcacactgaaactgtattaattgcaatgctgcttagcctattagattatgcatatttctaaatgCTCTtagattttaaattaacccatttctattaatctgtgtattgccacatgattgTGATCTATTGGTAAATTTCcattcagtgtctgtctcctacGGTGGTTACGTGACTTCCCTCTGACtttacctactctctctatatgtatctcttccagcctgggtatattctgttaagtcattgaccaatagaggtttctttattaacgaatggtattcacagcgtaaagagaggaatcccacattattattactatacattcttatttattcatttattaagcacagtacatatttatttttcactgtgtgctagatttatttattttattttatgtgtgactattttgcctgcatgtattgtCTGTGCACAGTATGCATGCTAGTTtcctgcaaaaattaaaaaaaaaagatatcaaatCCCCTCAGCTGCATGAGTACAACCCAGCCAGAGCCAGCAGGGGATCCAAGGAAGCCTTTAGAGTTCACTGGACTCATTGCAAAATGGGggtgtagaaggagagaaatcaTGCTGTTCATTAAATAATCTGGGCTATGGAAGGGTCTGTAGAAATAGGTAAGGAACTCTAACTGTGTCTCTGAAAACAACTAGGTTATTGTAAAGGGGTTTTGAAGCTTACTGCAACACGGTCTTTCCAAGAACTGATACTACCACCTACACGATACAGCTCCTAGATGGGGAACAGGGGCTTCCAGGGTCCAGTTTCTGCCTCAAGCAGGACTGGTTGACTAGCTTTCCACACCAGGTTGATTCCAAAAGGAGCCCTTGAATGGCCACTTTGGGTTTTTCCGATAGTGACTATGTGTGTCTCCAGGTGTGCCCAGGCTCAGCGTCTGATGATGGCTGCATATGTGCTGGACTCAGTCTTGGTTTCTCTGCTCTGTGGGGTCACATCTCCAGCTGTCCTCTGTGTGAGGGCATGATGGTCCAGCTGGGCATATGTCACCTCCTGAAGGCCTCCTGCATCAGGGATCTAAGAGAGAGAGGCCCAGGAGAGTTAGATTGGCTGTGGGGTGGAGGTGCTGAGGAGTGGGAAGTTACCTGCAATGGCTCTAGGAGTTATAGTTATGGTATCCTGTGGTTCCCTACCAATGGTGTTCAGGTGGGATTACATTACTTATAGACAAGGCAGAAGTAGTTTTTCTTATCTTGGATGCTCTCTCTGGGGAAAGTTAGCTGTTGTGGCAAGCTCTCCTGCCTGTAGCCATTAGAATATGTCAATCGGGTCAAAGTCTGAGGTGGCAGCAGAATCTTTCTGAACTCTTCTGCTTCAAGGTTCATTACACGAGAGTCCAAAGCCTTGTTACTAAGCTGCTAATTTGGGAGAATTTTGTTAGATATCACTAGATCATGACTATAAAAACCTACCAAGGTTTCTGTTCTTTTGTCCTCAGGAAGCAAGTCATCTGTGACTATGCCTATAGAAAAGGAGACATAAGATAAGTTCTTTTTGGTGGACACTAGAAGACAACATATATCTCATTATATCTCATCCCATCTAGAACCCTCTTCTCTGTTCCTGAATGTTTTCCTTCCCCGTTGCTTCCCAGTGAACTAGGaaaccccttcctttctcctcacaTTCCTTACCTGATGTGCTCTCCAGGCCATTAGTAACTAGGCTGAGCCTAAGAGGAAAGGATAGATGAATATTGGAGACTATTTGGGGGCAAAGGTCTGGGCAAGAACAAGGGAGTCATTTCTGGGACCTTACCTCTTTTGCTGCCTGTGCTCCTGGCTCTTGCTGTTTGGGAGCCCTAAGAATAGTTAGTGGTCCACGTTTAGGAGGGATGTCTTATTTGCGGTACTCCCGCCAGTCCACCAAAGCCAAGTGTCACAACAGATACCTACCCTGCTTTTTCTGACGGTGGCTatggaagcagaagagaaggaaaaggagaagacaaAGGAGGAAGACCACAGTGACCCCAATGAGAATATAAATGTTGTTTGTCTTCAGCCAGGATGTGTCTAGGAAAGATGGTAACCAGGTTAACAGCAACATGCATTTATTGAATATCCACTGCATAGCATACACATACTGGATGGTGTTCATGAATGTGTTAATATGTAAAATTTCACATGCATAGTAGTCTGGAAACATTTAATCATTATCCTCATGTTACCCATCAAGAATATTGACCTTCCTTGTGCTCTGGAACACACTAGCCACTGGTAGAGTCACTATGACTCAGCCAGTATGTAACTAATAACATCCACTCTGGTTCCCACAGATAAGAGCCCTCACCTCGTGACTGAAGTCATATAGGAGAACATTGTCCACCACACTATGTAGAGCTTTGTTGAGACTGACAACCAACAAGAAAGGAAGCAGGGCTCCCTCAGCGCAGTCCCACTTGGGCTCCCACTGAGGTCAAGAATCCCCATCTCTATACATTCCTCAGGGTAGCCACTGATAGGAAGGAACTCAGTCCCAATGTTGTCTTGTTGCCTGGTTCCCTGCAGACAATGCTGCCCTTGCAGTATTTAGTGTCCATCCTTTCCTCTCCTGTAACATTcacctttcttcatccattcactCACTGTACCACCTCACAGGCAACCACCCAAGGTGTAGCCCACCTGTCCCCTCTTCTTAGATGGTACCCATTTCCCTTCCTTActcctcaggcagactcttcaatGTCCTTTAAAGAAAGTCAGATAATATCCCTTTAGAGGCTCTTCCCTTAACACCTGGCCCACCCATGTCCAATTCAGGACCTTACCTGCTATTCTGTCCTTCCATGCATCTTATTGCAACTTAATTATATACATTGTATGCACACCCATGGTATATTTATAGTTATATGTTCCATATGCAAACAGAGTTACACGTGCCGTTACACATGATGTTACAATTAACCATGGACCTTTGGTAAGATCATTACTGAGCTGAAATCTTTCCCCGGCATTGTGCCTGCCCTTAAGTTTTGGTTGCCTGCAGCATTCAGAATAGCATTTGTGCAGGACTACAGTCTAGAAGTTTCTTGCTCTATATACCATATGGTCAGGTAAGCAAGGGACTCTGCCTTCTAAGCTGGCTTAAATAACATCTTGTTCACACTATGACACAATGGGCTACCACTGATGCATTTCTCAGAACACAAGTGTCACATGACCACGTGGCCTATGGACATATATCCCAGAACAAAGGATCGACCATTCTTAAGCGACAGGTGGCGGTATATCCACATGTAATGTAAATAAGCACAGCTAAGGGGCTGTAGATACGGATTGAGGAGTAAAGCATTTGGTGTGCAAGAGTGAGGACCAatgtttggattcccagaacctacagcAAAAGTCAAGTGGGCATGACAGGCAGAGTGTAATCCAAGTgcacaggagacagagaaaggaaatctGTTGAGCAATCTGGCGAGCCAGACTAGCTGAAACAGTGAACCTCAATGTGGAAGGTGGAGAATACTCCAGTAAGACATTCAGCATCAGACATGAACCTACACGCACATAGAAGCATGTATGTGAGCCTGCACCCACACGAGTGTCAACACATGCAGTACACAACGTGCATTCCCATACAAAAAAGCCAGAAAGCAAATTTGAAGTAAAATATTACTTTCTATcacataaattaatatgtaaataaCATTTATGTTATCTTCCAAACACAAATTATACATTGCTGTCCTAATAAATGATGTGTACGTATATTGTGTTATACTAAAAAATGATTTCTGTTAAGCTataaattacaaatataaaatgGCATGTGATACTATTTAAAATTGACTAACTTGCATTATATTCATGTGTAAAGATACATTATATTGTCACATCAATAATATTGTTTAGTTTAATTGTAAGAAAATTACATAATTCAatataaatttagttttaaatctgaaattttaatgtatttctaTCATTCATTCTAATTATCTCTGCAGTATGATCACAGTGGCAGGGCCATTTTTCTTCCCCTGCTGCGAGTGTCTAGTTTGACTCAGTTTCCGACTGGTGTGTTTAAAACAAGAGAATATTTGTTCAGTCAGAAACAGGATGATGATCTAGTATGTTCAGCTAGGAAACTTATCATGACATGTCCCACCACAACAGCACAGAAAAGGGCTCCTCCAGAAAAATCACCTTGCTACTCTCTATATTCCCACCCTCTATGTCCCTGTCCACCATCCCAGCTGCCTGAACTCAGAGCTTGGCCTCACAGTAG
This genomic window from Chionomys nivalis chromosome 2, mChiNiv1.1, whole genome shotgun sequence contains:
- the LOC130869995 gene encoding leukocyte-associated immunoglobulin-like receptor 1 isoform X2; translation: MSLHSATVMALVLCLGWIINTQHESLPSPSILADPGLEIPQGHSVKFVCTSPSEYDTFRLEKRSTSIMDVENVLPYKKQAIFQIGPVNEDTAGSYQCLYQKESMWSQRSETLELKVTSEDVPHTSDPVPGVTSDTSWLKTNNIYILIGVTVVFLLCLLLFLLFCFHSHRQKKQGLPNSKSQEHRQQKRLSLVTNGLESTSGIVTDDLLPEDKRTETLIPDAGGLQEVTYAQLDHHALTQRTAGDVTPQSRETKTESSTYAAIIRR